Part of the Paracoccus sp. S3-43 genome, CCCCCCGCCAGGCCGCGTTCCGAGGTCATCACGACCAGCAGATGCTTGCGGTCGGCACCCGTCCCGGCCAGCAGGCGCGGCGCGGAGGCGGAACCGGCCGCATTCGCGGTCAGCCCGGCCATCACCGCCGCCATCCGGTCGGCATAGGGACGCGCGGCTTCCGCCGCTTCCTGCGCGCGGCGCAGCTTCGCGGCGGCGACCATCTGCATCGCCTTGGTGATCTTCCGCGTGTTCTTGACGCTTCCGATCCGGTTCTTGAGATCCTTGAGACTGGGCATCTATTCCCCCTCTCAGGCGCGGGTCTTGTTATACGCGTCCAAAGCCGCCTTGATCGCGTCTTCCAGCTCGCCCGAGACCTTGCGGTCGTTGCGGGTCATGTCGTCCAGCAGGTCGGCCTTCTGGTTGCGCAGGAACTGGATCAGCCCTTCTTCCCAGGCGACGACATCCTTGACCGGGATGTTGTCGATATAGCCCTTGGTCCCGGCATAGATGACGATCACGATCTCGGCGTTGGTCAGCGGGCGATACTGCGGCTGCTTCATCAGCTCGGTCAGGCGCGAGCCGCGGTTCAGCAGGCGCTGCGTCGCGGCATCGAGGTCGGACCCGAACTGCGCGAAGGCCGCCATCTCGCGATACTGGGCCAGTTCCAGCTTGACCGGACCGGCGACGGATTTCATCGCCTTGGTCTGGGCGGCGGAACCGACGCGGCTGACCGACAGGCCGGTGTTCACGGCCGGACGGATGCCCTGGAAGAACAGTTCGGTTTCGAGGAAGATCTGGCCGTCGGTGATCGAGATCACGTTGGTCGGGATATAGGCCGACACGTCGCCCGCCTGCGTCTCGATGATCGGCAGCGCGGTCAGCGAACCGGCGCCGTGGTTCTCGTTCAGCTTGGCCGAACGCTCCAGCAGGCGGGAATGCAGATAGAACACGTCGCCCGGATAGGCTTCGCGGCCGGGCGGACGGCGCAGCAGCAGCGACATCTGGCGATAGGCCACGGCCTGCTTGGACAGATCGTCATAGATGATCAGCGCGTCCATGCCGTTGTCGCGGAAATACTCGCCGATCGCTGTGCCCGAATAGGGCGCCAGGAACTGCATCGGCGCGGGGTCCGAGGCGGTCGCGGCGACCACGGTCGTATAGGCCATGGCGCCGGTCTCTTCCAGCTTCTTCACAAGCTGGGCGACGGTCGAACGCTTCTGCCCCACCGCGACATAGACGCAATGCAGCGTCTTCATGCCGTCGCTTTCGCGGCCGTTATAGTTCAACTGGTTCAGGATGGTGTCCAGCGCGATGGCGGTCTTGCCGGTCTGGCGGTCGCCGATGATCAGTTCCCGCTGGCCGCGGCCGACC contains:
- the atpA gene encoding F0F1 ATP synthase subunit alpha, with protein sequence MGIQAAEISAILKDQIRNFGQEAEVAEVGQVLSVGDGIARVYGLDKVQAGEMVEFPGGIRGMVLNLETDNVGIVIFGDDRSIKEGDTVKRTRSIVDVPVGKALLGRVVDGLGNPIDGKGPIEATERRIADVKAPGIMPRKSVHEPMATGLKAVDAMIPVGRGQRELIIGDRQTGKTAIALDTILNQLNYNGRESDGMKTLHCVYVAVGQKRSTVAQLVKKLEETGAMAYTTVVAATASDPAPMQFLAPYSGTAIGEYFRDNGMDALIIYDDLSKQAVAYRQMSLLLRRPPGREAYPGDVFYLHSRLLERSAKLNENHGAGSLTALPIIETQAGDVSAYIPTNVISITDGQIFLETELFFQGIRPAVNTGLSVSRVGSAAQTKAMKSVAGPVKLELAQYREMAAFAQFGSDLDAATQRLLNRGSRLTELMKQPQYRPLTNAEIVIVIYAGTKGYIDNIPVKDVVAWEEGLIQFLRNQKADLLDDMTRNDRKVSGELEDAIKAALDAYNKTRA